The following proteins are encoded in a genomic region of Arachis stenosperma cultivar V10309 chromosome 4, arast.V10309.gnm1.PFL2, whole genome shotgun sequence:
- the LOC130975358 gene encoding uncharacterized protein LOC130975358, with product MEKPRRYLSYTPLKVSLVNVYREICHTERLPPPRPIKNKKGESRSDYCEYHKMYNHPTNDCYDLKNVIEKLAREGRLDRYLVERSDNHGKKKREDSDRRYRPPQTPERHVHMISGGFGGGGLTMSSRKRHLKRVYQVGNKTPDLPTISFTKEDGQGIMPGHDDPVVITMILANANLHRTLVDQGSSADILFKLAFDKLGLDERELKAYPDTLYGLGDMLIKPLGYIPLHTTFGKGKNSKTLSIDFIVIDVGSA from the coding sequence ATGGAAAAGCCAAGGAGATATCTCTCTTACACTCCTCTGAAAGTTTCCTTAGTCAATGTGTATAGGGAAATTTGCCACACTGAAAGGCTTCCACCCCCTAGGCCCATCAAGAACAAAAAGGGGGAAAGTCGTAGCGACTACTGCGAATACCACAAGATGTACAACCATCCTACAAACGACTGTTATGACCTCAAAAACgtgatagaaaagctagccagagaaggtcGGCTCGACAGATATCTCGTAGAGAGGTCAGACAATCATGGAAAAAAGAAGCGAGAGGATAGTGATCGAAGATACCGACCACCACAGACCCCAGAGAGACATGTacacatgatctcaggagggttcGGAGGAGGAGGGCTCACCATGTCATCTCGTAAGAGACATCTAAAGCGGGTCTATCAAGTCGGGAACAAGACTCCTGATCTCCCAACCATCTCGTTCACCAAAGAGGATGGGCAAGGGATCATGCCTGGGCACGACGACCCGGTGGTGATAACCATGATTTTGGCGAATGCCAATCTCCACAGAACCTTAGTGGACCAAGGGAGTTCAGCTGACATCCTCTTCAAGCTTGCATTCGACAAGTTAGGGTTGGATGAAAGGGAGCTAAAAGCTTACCCAGACACCCTGTATGGACTAGGAGACATGCTAATAAAGCCACTAGGATACATCCCCCTCCACACGACCTTTGGAAAGGGGAAAAATTCCAAAACTCTGAGCATCGACTTTATCGTCATTGATGTCGGGTCAGCGTAA